A window from Telopea speciosissima isolate NSW1024214 ecotype Mountain lineage chromosome 8, Tspe_v1, whole genome shotgun sequence encodes these proteins:
- the LOC122672469 gene encoding probable LRR receptor-like serine/threonine-protein kinase At3g47570, producing MGFSSLLSSILLLLLWYSSSSSCMSLLAHSQKSGGRRSINETDDGLALLAIKARIIKDPFHVVSSWNESVPYCEWPGVICGGRRHPNRVRALRLQSNGLVGSMAPEIGNLSFLREISLYNNSFHGEIPGEVSFLFRLRYLKLYNNSFEGEIPPNISNCSNLINLGLGSNNLVGKIPIEISTLLKLQRLSFHMNRLTGQIPPSFGNLSSSLDGISAGENDLSGSIPDSLGQLTRLTFLSFYGNKLSGIIPPTIYNLSSLGVFDVGNNQLQGSLPPNLGFSLLNLWYFTIQENQFNGSIPISVSNLSKLEFFTTSINNLTGKVDIHFGGLSKLNWLSMFSNHLGSGEADDLNFVNTLTNCTSLTLLGIEDNRFGGVLPNSIANLSTQLEMLTLEKNQISGEIPVGIGNLVSLQLLALSSNLLEGSIPNSIGRLQMLQKLHLNGNRFIGPIPSSLGNLTLLIELYLDHNHLQGKLPSSLGKCKYLLRLGLSNNSFDGIIAREIFDLFMLIELNLSRNSFFGSLPLETGQLTNLEILDVSENMLSGEIPNTLSTCTSLEHLFIDGNLFKGSIPLSLSSLRALEDFDLSHNNFSGLIPRYLGTFKFLQNLNLSFNHLEGEVSVDGVFRNWSAVSVIGNNKLCGGIPKLHLPTCQTQKSKEDGRHHVFKLIVIICGCGDSLCLIFMIVFLFIYRRRKEKKESTLFSIGARHFKISYAQLLKATDGFSSTNLIEVRSFGSVYKGFLNHGETIVAIKVFNIRQRDASKSFMVECESIRNIRHRNLVKILTSCSSIDFEGNDFKALVYEFMPGGNLESWLHPHANGTQDEQMHLNLVQRLNITIDMATALDYLHHHCHTQIIHCDLKPSNILLDDDLIAHLGDFGISRILSKATSRSQNHTSSIGIKGSIGYIAPKYGAGVDVSTCGDVYSYGILLLEMFTRKRPTHEMFKDNFNLHRWAEMALHDGMIAVIDPSLLSMEEDEEDATTTVINITGSRRRMKDRVQECLNSIIRIGVACSADSPCDRMDINDVVKELHLIKEIYLGVGTHRGR from the exons ATGGGTTTTTCCTCGCTGCTTTCgtccattcttcttctcctcctctggtacagcagcagcagcagctgcaTGAGCTTATTGGCACATTCACAAAAAtcaggaggaagaagatcaaTTAATGAAACGGATGATGGACTAGCCTTGTTGGCCATCAAGGCTCGCATAATCAAAGATCCCTTTCACGTTGTGAGCTCCTGGAATGAATCCGTCCCCTATTGCGAGTGGCCAGGCGTTATATGTGGCGGTCGTCGGCATCCAAACAGGGTCAGAGCCTTGCGTTTACAGTCCAATGGGTTGGTGGGTTCCATGGCTCCAGAAATAGGAAACCTCAGTTTCCTACGAGAGATTTCGCTCTACAACAACAGCTTCCATGGTGAAATCCCTGGTGAAGTAAGCTTTCTTTTCAGGCTTCGTTATTTAAAACTATACAACAATTCATTTGAAGGGGAAATCCCACCCAACATATCAAATTGTTCCAACCTTATAAATCTCGGTTTAGGTTCTAACAATCTTGTGGGGAAAATTCCAATAGAAATTAGTACCTTGTTGAAGCTTCAACGCTTATCATTCCATATGAACAGATTGACGGGACAGATCCCACCTTCCTTTGGGAATCTTTCATCATCCCTTGACGGCATTTCCGCAGGGGAGAATGATTTAAGTGGAAGTATTCCAGATTCCCTTGGCCAATTGACAAGATTAACATTTCTCTCGTTTTATGGAAATAAGTTGTCTGGTATTATCCCTCCCACCATATATAATCTTTCCTCACTTGGTGTTTTTGATGTTGGAAATAATCAACTTCAAGGGAGTCTTCCGCCAAATTTAGGCTTCAGTCTTCTTAATCTATGGTACTTCACAATTCAAGAAAACCAGTTTAATGGATCAATTCCAATTTCTGTGTCCAATTTATCGAAACTCGAATTTTTTACAACTAGCATAAACAATCTTACTGGGAAAGTGGATATCCATTTTGGAGGCCTATCAAAACTCAATTGGCTTTCAATGTTCTCGAATCATTTGGGAAGTGGAGAGGCCGATGACCTGAATTTTGTCAACACATTGACCAACTGTACTAGTTTAACACTTTTGGGGATTGAGGATAATCGGTTTGGCGGCGTGCTCCCTAACTCCATAGCAAACTTATCGACTCAACTAGAAATGCTCACATtggaaaaaaatcaaatatctGGAGAAATCCCAGTGGGGATAGGGAATCTTGTAAGTTTACAACTCTTGGCCCTATCTAGTAACTTATTAGAAGGAAGTATTCCTAATTCAATTGGGAGACTTCAAATGCTTCAGAAACTCCATTTAAATGGAAATAGATTCATAGGGCcaatcccttcttctcttggaaaCTTGACACTACTGATTGAGCTCTATTTAGATCATAATCACTTGCAAGGAAAATTACCTTCAAGTCTTGGTAAATGCAAATATTTGTTACGCTTGGGCCTTTCAAATAATAGTTTTGATGGTATCATTGCAAGAGAGATATTTGATCTTTTCATGTTAATAGAGCTAAACCTGAGTAGAAattctttctttggttctctACCTTTGGAAACAGGTCAACTCACCAATCTCGAAATCCTAGATGTTTCTGAGAACATGTTGTCTGGAGAAATCCCTAACACCCTTAGTACTTGTACAAGCCTAGAGCATCTTTTTATAGATGGTAACTTATTTAAAGGATCTATACCATTGTCTTTGAGTTCTCTAAGAGCTCTTGAAGATTTTGATCTTTCACACAACAACTTCTCCGGTTTGATCCCAAGATATTTGGGTACGTTTAAGTTTTTACAAAACTTAAATTTATCTTTTAATCATTTGGAGGGTGAGGTATCAGTAGATGGAGTCTTTAGAAATTGGAGTGCAGTTTCAGTCATTGGGAACAATAAGCTTTGTGGAGGTATACCAAAACTTCATTTGCCAACATGCcaaactcaaaagtcaaaagaAGATGGTAGGCATCATGTTTTCAAGCTGATAGTCATCATATGTGGTTGTGGGGACTCTCTATGTTTGATTTTTatgattgtttttttgtttatctaccggagaagaaaagaaaagaaagaatccaCTTTATTTTCTATAGGGGCTCGTCATTTTAAGATCTCTTATGCCCAACTCCTTAAAGCTACCGATGGATTTTCTTCTACAAATTTGATTGAAGTGAGGAGTTTTGGTTCTGTGTACAAAGGATTTCTCAATCATGGGGAAACTATTGTTGCAATAAAGGTCTTTAACATTAGACAAAGAGATGCTTCCAAGAGTTTCATGGTTGAATGTGAATCCATTAGAAACATCCGACATCGTAATCTTGTAAAAATCTTAACATCTTGCTCAAGTATAGATTTTGAAGGCAATGATTTTAAGGCTTTAGTATATGAGTTCATGCCCGGTGGGAATTTGGAGAGTTGGTTACATCCACATGCAAATGGCACACAAGATGAACAAATGCATTTAAACCTCGTTCAAAGATTAAATATTACCATTGATATGGCAACTGCATTGGATTATCTTCACCACCATTGTCATACGCAGATTATTCATTGTGATCTAAAGCCAAGCAATATTCTTCTGGATGATGATCTAATTGCACATTTGGGTGATTTTGGGATATCAAGAATACTTTCAAAAGCAACAAGTAGATCTCAAAATCACACGAGCTCAATCGGAATAAAGGGATCGATTGGATACATTGCACCAA AGTATGGTGCAGGTGTTGATGTCTCAACGTGTGGTGATGTCTACAGCTATGGGATACTCTTGTTAGAGATGTTCACAAGAAAGCGGCCTACTCATGAAATGTTCAAAGATAACTTTAATCTTCATCGTTGGGCTGAGATGGCATTGCATGATGGAATGATTGCTGTAATTGATCCATCACTTCTCTccatggaagaagatgaagaagatgcaaCAACAACTGTGATCAACATCACTGGAAGCCGAAGGCGCATGAAGGATAGAGTGCAAGAGTGTCTTAATTCAATTATTAGAATTGGAGTTGCCTGCTCTGCTGATTCACCATGTGATCGAATGGACATAAATGATGTCGTCAAAGAACTACATCTGATCAAGGAAATTTATCTTGGAGTTGGCACTCATCGAGGAAGATGA
- the LOC122638361 gene encoding probable histone chaperone ASF1A, protein MSAVNITNVTVLDNPAAFLKPFQFEISYECLIPLKDDLEWKLIYVGSAEDETYDQLLESVFVGPVNIGNYRFVFQVDPPDPSKIREEDIIGVTVLLLTCSYVGQEFIRVGYYVNNDYDDEQLREEPPPRVLIDRVQRNILADKPRVTKFPINFHPETNESSEQPPPPLPERIDDEPDPEFPTT, encoded by the exons ATGAGCGCAGTCAATATAACAAATGTCACTGTTTTAGACAATCCTGCAGCATTTCTCAAACCTTTCCAGTTCGAGATTTCTTATGAATGCTTGATTCCCCTCAAGGATG ATTTGGAATGGAAGCTTATTTATGTGGGGTCAGCTGAGGATGAGACCTATGACCAACTCCTAGAAAGTGTTTTTGTTGGGCCTGTTAATATTGGCAACTACCGGTTTGTCTTTCAG GTAGACCCTCCTGACCCTTCGAAGATCAGGGAGGAGGATATAATTGGTGTAACAGTACTGTTGCTGACTTGTTCTTATGTGGGACAGGAGTTTATCAGAGTAGGTTACTATGTGAATAATGACTATGATGATGAACAGCTTAGGGAGGAACCACCCCCTAGGGTGTTAATTGATCGGGTTCAGAGAAACATTTTGGCTGACAAACCCCGGGTTACCAAGTTCCCCATTAACTTCCATCCAGAAACCAATGAGAGCAGTGAACAACCACCACCGCCTTTACCTGAACGTATTGATGATGAACCAGACCCTGAGTTTCCCACAACATGA
- the LOC122672471 gene encoding splicing factor U2af small subunit B-like yields the protein MAEHLASIFGTEKDRVNCPFYFKIGACRHGDRCSRLHTKPSISPTLLIANMYQRPDMITPGVDPQGQTVDPRKVQEHYEDFYEDLFEELNKYGEIESLNICDNLADHMVGNVYVQFREEEHAANALKNLNGRFYAGRPIMADFSPVTDFREATCRQYEENTCNRGGYCNFMHLKKISRELRRQLFGRYRRRRSRSRSPIRQHNYKEHPHGGRGHGRWHDDRDNNYFDNRSRRPRSRSPGQRRGRSPSPGGRRRNRSPVREGSAERRAKIEQWNREREAAQSGKQSNGNNDPNNNESNAYSQNEGHYIDQQQQQQQQQQ from the exons ATGGCGGAGCACTTGGCATCTATATTCGGGACGGAGAAGGATCGGGTGAATTGCCCGTTTTACTTCAAGATCGGGGCTTGCAGACATGGTGATAGGTGTTCTAGGCTCCACACTAAGCCGAGCATTAGTCCGACATTGCTTATCGCGAATATGTATCAAAGGCCTGATATGATCACTCCTGGAGTTGATCCTCAGGGCCAGACTGTAGATCCTCGCAAAGTCCAGGAACACTACgag GATTTCTATGAGGATCTATTTGAGGAGTTGAACAAATATGGAGAGATTGAAAGCTTGAATATTTGCGACAATCTGGCTGATCACATG GTGGGTAATGTATATGTTCAGTTTAGAGAAGAGGAGCATGCTGCAAATGCACTGAAGAACCTTAATGGAAGATTTTATGCAG GACGTCCAATTATGGCCGACTTTTCCCCTGTGACGGATTTCCGTGAAGCGACATGTAGGCAATATGAAGAGAACACGTGCAATCGAGGTGGCTATTGCAATTTTATGCATCTGAAAAAGATTAGCAG GGAATTGAGGCGGCAACTGTTTGGGCGGTACCGGCGGAGGCGAAGCCGTAGTCGAAGTCCAATCAGGCAACACAATTATAAGGAGCATCCACATGGTGGCCGTGGTCATGGTAGATGGCATGATGACAGGGATAACAATTATTTTGATAATAGAAGCAGAAGGCCAAGGAGCCGAAGCCCAGGACAAAGGAGGGGAAGAAGCCCGAGCCCCGGAGGGAGGAGAAGGAATAGGAGTCCGGTCAGGGAAGGTAGTGCTGAAAGAAGGGCTAAAATCGAGCAGTGGAACAGGGAGAGGGAAGCGGCTCAATCCGGTAAGCAGAGTAATGGTAATAATGATCCCAACAACAATGAGAGCAATGCATATAGTCAAAACGAAGGCCATTACATtgatcagcagcagcaacaacaacagcaacagcaa